In Candidatus Methanosphaera massiliense, the following are encoded in one genomic region:
- a CDS encoding adenosylcobinamide amidohydrolase — translation MSNYYSKTIYSNKNFNIIKRDGAIIIESKVDNNLIISSWLNAGYQENMTHIVNQSIEGNDYNDIEHKGYIEFQKNYMKHLGLNPETSTGLITSACMDNYAISTKTYKELQVTTIVTAGADKNGVKAGDSASFYEYNNKYYLDIGTINIITIVNCNLEPGALVTGIITATEAKTSILEDLKLESQYSTNIATGTGTDGICIISNKSSDNHIENAGKHSKLGELIAKSVQEATRKALYLQTAMSTEYQKTILSRLSRFNIYFDTLFDKTENISRTEYATLFYEFNNNSEKIALISCLINLIDEVQVGLLELNDIKVPATQLFNTLFNKESDYTFNSIDDIFDCLISSINNYIIKK, via the coding sequence ATGAGTAATTATTATTCTAAAACAATATATTCTAATAAAAATTTTAACATCATAAAACGTGATGGTGCAATAATCATTGAATCAAAAGTAGATAATAACCTGATAATATCATCATGGCTAAATGCAGGATATCAAGAAAACATGACACACATAGTAAATCAGTCAATAGAAGGAAATGATTATAACGACATAGAACACAAAGGATACATTGAATTCCAGAAGAACTATATGAAACATTTAGGCTTAAACCCAGAAACATCAACTGGCCTAATAACTTCAGCATGTATGGACAACTATGCTATATCAACCAAGACATATAAAGAATTACAAGTAACAACAATCGTAACTGCAGGAGCAGATAAAAATGGAGTAAAAGCAGGAGATTCAGCATCATTCTATGAATATAATAATAAATACTACCTAGACATAGGTACCATAAATATAATAACAATAGTAAATTGTAACCTAGAACCAGGAGCACTAGTAACAGGAATAATAACAGCAACCGAGGCAAAAACCAGTATATTGGAGGATTTAAAACTAGAAAGCCAATACTCCACAAACATAGCAACAGGCACAGGTACTGATGGAATATGTATCATATCAAACAAATCTAGCGATAATCATATAGAAAATGCAGGTAAACACTCCAAATTAGGAGAACTAATAGCAAAATCAGTTCAAGAAGCAACCAGAAAAGCATTATATTTACAAACAGCAATGAGTACCGAATACCAGAAAACAATACTAAGCAGATTATCAAGATTTAATATATACTTCGACACACTTTTTGATAAAACTGAGAATATAAGTAGAACTGAATATGCAACACTCTTCTATGAATTTAATAATAACTCAGAGAAAATAGCACTAATAAGCTGTTTAATAAACCTAATAGATGAAGTACAGGTAGGCCTACTAGAACTTAATGATATAAAAGTACCAGCTACACAATTATTTAACACATTATTTAACAAAGAAAGTGATTATACATTTAACTCCATAGATGACATATTTGATTGTTTAATTTCATCAATAAATAATTATATAATAAAAAAATAG
- a CDS encoding universal stress protein yields the protein MIEKILVPTDGSDLSKKAAKKAIELAKGLDAEIIVTNIMDQKATIPYDEQEKRAHEYVQEIIDMAVAEDVKTSSMIIFGSPNYDIMTVTLKSEADMIVIGTHGNTGLKSSILGSFAQATLKNVDLPILLVK from the coding sequence ATGATAGAAAAAATACTAGTACCAACAGATGGATCAGACTTATCAAAAAAAGCTGCAAAAAAGGCAATAGAACTAGCAAAAGGATTAGATGCTGAGATAATAGTAACTAATATTATGGATCAGAAGGCAACTATACCTTATGATGAACAGGAAAAAAGAGCCCATGAATATGTACAGGAAATTATTGACATGGCAGTAGCTGAGGATGTTAAAACAAGCAGTATGATCATATTTGGAAGTCCTAATTATGATATTATGACTGTTACACTAAAAAGTGAGGCAGATATGATTGTTATTGGTACCCATGGAAATACTGGCCTTAAATCATCAATCCTTGGTAGTTTTGCACAGGCTACTCTTAAAAATGTGGATTTACCAATATTACTTGTAAAATAA
- a CDS encoding ATP-binding cassette domain-containing protein: MIKVEHLTKIYKLKDNNMIKALDDVSFEVEDHEIYGIMGVSGSGKSTLMRILRGVEPFNEGKIIIDDLEITPDNYSEYKNDLKEKTAIHLQRSFGLWSATAAENVIHKLVGIKTGDETTANIETVKDEYMDEALDILDTVGLKEKANHFAPVLSGGEKQRLVLARQLAKKPEILLLDEPATMSSPHKKKEVLDTIKRINEKYGTTIIIVSHQPEIQRYLTKRTMLIFNGKVQEINDTKTIIQEFLSDEEPVYPIAEMDRTQPIIKVENLTRDFYLYRGGHVLTIQNVSFNVNKGEILSIIGPTGSGKTEILRMIAGFEEPDSGRIEILTGDTWTSMNDYGENRMQIRKNMGFMHQEFALTPHTPILEQIASKLSPKMDEVYDQANKKADELGLSKETLDILYQLTDISRTEAIEKLQKINLSSEILDLLFPSIDIEKVIEYSKPVFEALDLPLPLLTRQFIELSGGQKVRVAIATVLASNPDILILDEPFGDLDPVTLRTVANSLKKINERLETTIIIVSHTMDFVKEVSTRSILINNGKLITEGNPETVTDKFMETENIE; this comes from the coding sequence ATGATAAAAGTAGAACATTTAACAAAAATTTACAAACTAAAAGATAACAATATGATAAAAGCCCTCGATGATGTATCCTTCGAAGTAGAAGACCATGAAATATATGGAATAATGGGAGTAAGTGGCTCAGGAAAATCAACACTCATGAGAATATTAAGAGGAGTGGAACCATTCAATGAAGGAAAAATAATAATAGACGATCTAGAAATCACCCCAGATAATTACTCAGAATACAAGAATGACCTCAAAGAAAAAACAGCAATCCACCTGCAAAGATCATTCGGATTATGGTCAGCAACAGCCGCAGAAAATGTAATACACAAACTGGTAGGAATAAAAACAGGAGACGAGACAACAGCAAACATAGAAACAGTGAAAGATGAATACATGGACGAAGCACTGGATATACTAGACACTGTAGGATTAAAGGAAAAAGCAAACCATTTTGCACCAGTATTAAGTGGAGGAGAAAAACAGAGACTAGTACTAGCAAGACAACTAGCAAAGAAACCAGAAATACTACTATTAGACGAACCAGCAACAATGAGCAGCCCACATAAGAAGAAAGAAGTACTGGATACTATAAAAAGAATCAATGAAAAATATGGAACAACAATTATTATAGTATCACACCAGCCAGAAATACAGAGATACTTAACTAAAAGAACTATGTTAATCTTCAATGGAAAAGTACAGGAGATAAATGATACAAAAACAATAATCCAGGAATTCCTATCAGACGAAGAACCTGTATATCCTATAGCAGAAATGGACAGAACCCAACCTATAATAAAAGTAGAAAATCTAACAAGAGATTTCTACCTTTACCGCGGAGGACACGTACTAACAATCCAGAATGTAAGTTTCAACGTGAATAAGGGAGAAATACTATCAATAATCGGGCCAACAGGTTCAGGAAAAACAGAAATACTAAGAATGATAGCAGGATTTGAGGAACCGGATAGCGGACGAATAGAAATACTAACAGGTGATACATGGACCAGTATGAATGACTACGGAGAAAACCGTATGCAAATCAGGAAGAACATGGGATTTATGCATCAGGAATTTGCACTAACCCCACATACTCCTATACTAGAACAAATAGCATCCAAGTTATCACCAAAAATGGATGAAGTATACGATCAGGCAAATAAAAAAGCAGATGAACTAGGATTAAGCAAGGAAACACTAGATATACTATACCAGCTAACCGATATTTCAAGAACAGAGGCAATAGAAAAACTACAGAAAATAAATTTAAGTTCAGAGATATTAGACTTATTATTCCCAAGTATAGACATAGAAAAAGTAATAGAATACAGTAAACCAGTGTTTGAAGCATTAGACCTACCACTACCACTACTAACAAGACAATTCATAGAATTATCTGGAGGACAAAAAGTAAGAGTAGCAATTGCAACAGTACTAGCATCAAACCCTGATATATTAATACTGGACGAACCATTCGGAGATCTTGACCCTGTAACATTAAGAACCGTGGCAAATTCACTTAAGAAAATCAATGAAAGATTAGAAACAACAATAATCATAGTAAGCCATACAATGGACTTTGTAAAAGAAGTATCAACACGCAGCATACTTATTAATAATGGTAAACTAATAACAGAGGGCAACCCTGAAACAGTTACAGATAAATTTATGGAAACAGAAAATATAGAATAA
- a CDS encoding beta strand repeat-containing protein yields MNMNIKRIFLLTTLVFLLVGLGALSAADSPGNVTTTTSHASVTTTTASHADEVVTTDTSVNKKTSLKTSVSKESNDKQLTSEKKTSTKKNTSTKQLKTDNEVNLYVSDSDGSDENAGSQDAPYKTVGKAISATTNDSVYNIHVAAGTYKGVGNTNLTVPGNNTINFIGSGVNKTVFDGEVNYDIQQNGFYWGSSDNWKNYINATGNWFMNITPGNGKITITNMTMENAWVKGGSSFAAYKQAPIDNYATLDVINVYFYNNHCGVGAAIRNRQNATLTVNNSIFDSNRKSDSTGNMGIIYNNGTAYLNNLLFTDNYARWGTVTNDHILYIANSTLMNGKGYDGASGFKNGPGIYVNTGTADYYRQYKVTDIYTSIENCTFINNNQCDINIGSGDVSIIGNKFINSTGIYELNPRYVSETSHNITNNTFSNMQPSTLTVTMLSASKPVYSFYSASSVFNTTINGNKIDVSNISTGYGLYLTANSYVYNNTLNNYIYLNGNNNIIANNTVKTLRDYTVTTSSSAKNNTIVNNTLSSGMLSGDLSVSSNNNNIVENNTPKASIIIVTNNNYSQYFDADGKIIPGTIQSGSKILFSGNITNKKFVFNNINVYLANNDTAVLYNSSIISENDSRIAIDGLKINNTDSSIGYVILLNSTNNKVINSEINVNTNGKIHAIILADDENTIQSTKVNVVGPSVDVDWSKYPVGITNTVGILVQSSDNYINITNVTVKANNNRTAYGTVDGIDIQSPTAGLLVSGNTLYNTRINVDGDMYAYALNIARAEETSTSLSYFTANSNNYAYALQISGPSYNNNMAGYATATSTNVSYGAYLTGQWSGTVTNNSLEKFYIQNITAPTSIGVELEGVKNTTIGNATYRLYGDKNTGFIIINTNNTRIYAITSTSTSGNKNNTMMTITRSGNVTVTGNTFNQKVGNGIIVSQSNNVNITKNYLNIGNITGGNAAVTNETSDNVTVESNTPTIILLTDETYTTYFDENATLRDNINFDILTLNGDLHNKDLTFNKAVTFLNSGTYTIYNGTIIFLLNGGDRNLNYININNVNKTAIRTIQDPTNSSYQTSIYIKYSNITVTGDNLSAISSNSSEGTSYAYISLNYDNITMTGSNSTIVNFTGQPNSNPRWSPSGAIELNYDNITLKGNTAKVLDVTTANVYFKYNNVKFDGDNITVINANNGLLSYYDGFQYNNITGTGDDISVIIYTNDSTTNNKNWYYNNIRLNSNNPVLAFNVTNATRIYLNDNTILINATNDETPVISVANGSRNEVTDNYIQALDVAGDDAVEQTGITISNNQPVEGNYTVIINTNIPENTTINKYITIQANATDVFGNPINGTIAIYADGELIISQPFTSNVTAYYVPEEAGRKVITITYTDPNGVYATTNVTNNLQALLNNAIITIDPVNTTINKTTQITVTVTGEDGRAVTNGTVELITEDETYLGTANVTNGVATITVTPTEIINTTIYAHYLGNELYNETTANTTYTVNNIKPAVTVQNMTCTSNTTTVNVKVVDVNGNNIADGTVTILVNGKTYQANVTNGIASITIPSGALKVGNNILSINYNNNTFGYEPASTTYYTNGTKYGPVYYVAVNGSSSNNGRTPETPWNYTYAFNTIRNSTYNNSLIYILDGVYSVNSTVLFNNGLTLKVIGYNNTVLNGNNKKINAFNIQNGVLSIEKLTFKNFANTPILNRANNTTIIGNKFMNNKGINGGAISNWNANNALITGNIFQNNTGMYGGAVYNRANNTIITNNTFTKNNASISSGAIYNIGRNTKITNNIFTNNHANTLGGAINNWETQNTIITDNKFNGNQANYGGAIYYRGTGLKLNNNNMTSNTARVSGGAVFVIGTSNNITNNNFTANKARSGAAINNLGTNTYIRGNTIKYNTANTTGAAVNNWNARNATIINNTIHHNQAQYGAIYIRGANNTVRSNNIYSNKASISGGAIFNIGVNSTIYGNTLRSNNANNYGGAINNWNARNTRITGNNLTYNNATYGGAINTRATDTIIMENIITRNSAVKGGAILDTGYTSTLMNHNNIKNNPTQNGLEVAH; encoded by the coding sequence ATGAATATGAATATAAAACGTATATTCTTATTAACAACACTAGTATTCTTACTAGTGGGTCTTGGTGCACTAAGTGCAGCAGATTCACCAGGTAATGTTACTACCACAACATCCCATGCTAGTGTTACTACCACAACAGCTTCACATGCAGATGAGGTGGTAACAACGGATACTAGTGTTAATAAGAAGACTAGTTTAAAGACAAGTGTCTCAAAAGAAAGTAATGATAAACAACTTACTTCCGAGAAGAAAACTAGTACTAAGAAAAATACTTCAACAAAACAATTAAAGACAGATAATGAAGTGAATCTTTACGTATCAGATTCTGATGGATCTGATGAAAATGCAGGTTCACAGGACGCTCCCTATAAAACAGTAGGAAAAGCTATTAGTGCAACCACTAATGACTCCGTGTATAATATACATGTTGCTGCTGGAACATATAAAGGCGTAGGTAACACTAATCTTACAGTACCGGGAAATAACACTATTAACTTCATAGGTAGTGGTGTAAACAAAACTGTATTTGATGGTGAAGTAAATTATGATATTCAACAGAATGGTTTCTACTGGGGATCATCTGATAATTGGAAAAATTATATTAATGCAACAGGTAACTGGTTTATGAACATAACACCAGGTAATGGTAAAATAACAATTACTAACATGACAATGGAAAATGCATGGGTAAAAGGTGGCAGCAGTTTTGCAGCATATAAACAAGCACCAATAGATAACTATGCAACACTAGATGTGATTAATGTATACTTCTATAATAACCATTGTGGTGTTGGAGCAGCAATAAGAAACAGACAAAATGCTACATTAACAGTAAATAACAGTATCTTTGACTCTAACCGTAAATCTGACAGTACAGGTAACATGGGTATAATATATAATAATGGTACAGCATACCTTAACAACCTATTATTCACTGATAATTATGCACGTTGGGGAACAGTAACAAATGACCATATATTATATATAGCTAACTCAACATTAATGAATGGAAAAGGATACGATGGTGCTAGCGGATTCAAGAACGGTCCTGGTATATATGTTAACACAGGTACAGCTGACTACTATCGTCAATACAAAGTAACAGATATATACACAAGTATAGAAAACTGTACATTTATCAACAACAATCAATGTGATATAAACATTGGATCTGGAGATGTCTCAATAATAGGAAATAAATTCATCAACTCCACAGGAATATATGAATTAAACCCTAGATATGTAAGTGAAACATCACACAATATAACAAATAACACATTCAGTAACATGCAACCATCAACACTAACAGTTACAATGTTATCAGCATCAAAACCAGTATACTCATTCTACAGTGCATCCAGTGTATTTAATACAACAATAAATGGAAATAAAATAGATGTATCTAACATATCAACAGGTTATGGATTATACCTAACAGCAAATTCTTATGTGTATAACAATACACTAAACAATTACATATACCTTAACGGTAACAATAACATAATAGCAAACAATACAGTAAAAACACTACGTGACTACACAGTAACAACAAGTAGCAGTGCAAAAAATAATACAATAGTAAATAACACACTATCCTCTGGAATGTTAAGTGGAGACTTATCAGTAAGCTCAAATAATAATAACATAGTAGAAAATAACACACCAAAAGCATCAATAATCATAGTAACAAATAATAACTACTCACAATACTTTGATGCAGATGGTAAAATTATACCTGGAACAATACAATCTGGAAGTAAAATATTATTCTCAGGAAATATAACAAACAAGAAATTTGTATTCAATAATATTAATGTTTACCTAGCAAATAATGATACAGCAGTACTATATAATTCATCAATAATCTCAGAAAATGATTCCAGAATAGCTATTGATGGATTAAAAATCAATAATACTGATTCAAGTATAGGTTATGTAATCCTATTAAATTCTACAAATAATAAAGTAATAAACTCTGAAATTAATGTTAACACAAATGGTAAAATACATGCAATTATATTAGCTGATGATGAAAATACTATTCAATCAACAAAAGTAAATGTTGTAGGACCATCAGTAGATGTAGACTGGTCTAAATATCCTGTTGGTATAACAAATACTGTAGGTATACTAGTACAATCATCTGATAACTATATAAACATAACTAATGTAACAGTTAAAGCAAATAATAATAGAACAGCTTATGGTACAGTAGATGGTATTGATATACAATCACCAACAGCTGGATTACTAGTATCTGGAAATACATTATATAATACTAGAATTAATGTTGATGGAGATATGTATGCATATGCATTAAACATTGCACGTGCAGAGGAGACAAGTACTTCACTTTCATACTTCACTGCTAACAGTAATAATTATGCTTATGCTTTACAAATATCTGGACCATCATATAATAATAACATGGCTGGATATGCAACAGCAACGTCAACAAACGTTTCATATGGTGCATATTTAACTGGTCAATGGTCAGGAACAGTAACAAATAACTCCCTAGAAAAATTCTATATACAAAATATTACAGCACCAACAAGTATAGGTGTAGAATTAGAAGGAGTAAAAAACACAACAATAGGCAATGCGACATATAGGTTATATGGTGATAAAAACACAGGATTCATAATCATAAATACTAATAATACAAGAATCTATGCAATAACATCAACATCAACATCCGGCAACAAAAATAATACAATGATGACAATAACTCGCTCAGGAAATGTAACAGTAACAGGTAACACATTCAACCAAAAAGTAGGAAATGGAATAATAGTATCACAGTCAAATAATGTAAACATAACTAAAAACTACCTAAACATTGGAAACATAACTGGAGGAAATGCAGCAGTAACAAATGAAACATCAGACAATGTTACAGTTGAATCAAACACTCCTACAATAATATTACTAACAGATGAAACATACACTACATATTTTGATGAAAATGCAACACTAAGAGACAATATTAACTTTGATATATTAACATTAAACGGAGATTTACATAATAAGGATTTAACATTTAATAAAGCTGTAACATTCCTAAACAGTGGAACCTACACTATATACAATGGAACAATAATATTCCTATTAAATGGTGGAGACAGAAACCTTAACTATATAAACATTAACAACGTAAATAAAACAGCTATAAGAACAATACAAGACCCTACAAACTCATCATATCAAACAAGCATATACATAAAATATTCAAACATCACAGTTACCGGAGATAACCTCTCAGCAATATCCTCAAACAGTAGCGAAGGAACTTCATATGCTTACATATCACTAAACTATGATAATATTACTATGACTGGATCAAACAGTACAATAGTAAACTTCACAGGTCAACCAAATTCTAACCCAAGATGGTCACCTAGTGGTGCAATAGAATTAAACTATGATAATATAACATTAAAAGGAAACACAGCAAAAGTACTTGATGTAACAACAGCTAATGTATATTTCAAATATAATAATGTAAAATTCGATGGAGATAACATAACTGTTATAAATGCTAACAATGGATTATTAAGCTACTATGACGGATTCCAATACAATAACATAACAGGTACTGGTGATGATATATCTGTCATAATATACACTAATGATTCAACAACCAATAATAAAAATTGGTATTATAATAATATCAGATTAAACAGTAACAACCCTGTATTAGCATTTAATGTAACTAACGCAACTAGAATATATTTAAATGATAATACCATACTAATAAATGCTACAAACGATGAAACACCAGTTATATCAGTAGCAAATGGATCAAGAAACGAAGTAACAGACAACTACATACAAGCACTAGATGTTGCAGGTGACGATGCAGTAGAACAGACAGGAATCACAATAAGCAACAACCAGCCAGTAGAAGGAAACTACACAGTAATTATAAACACAAACATCCCAGAAAACACAACAATCAACAAATACATAACAATACAAGCAAACGCAACTGATGTATTTGGAAATCCAATAAATGGTACAATCGCAATATATGCAGATGGAGAACTAATAATATCACAGCCATTCACAAGCAACGTAACTGCATACTATGTACCAGAAGAAGCAGGACGTAAAGTAATCACAATAACATACACAGATCCTAATGGAGTATATGCTACAACCAATGTAACTAATAATCTACAAGCACTACTAAACAATGCAATAATCACAATAGACCCAGTAAACACAACAATAAACAAAACAACACAAATAACCGTAACAGTAACAGGTGAAGATGGAAGAGCAGTAACCAATGGTACAGTAGAATTAATAACAGAAGATGAAACATATCTAGGAACAGCAAATGTAACAAATGGTGTAGCAACAATAACAGTAACACCAACAGAAATAATAAACACAACAATATACGCTCACTACCTAGGAAATGAGTTATACAATGAAACTACAGCAAACACAACATACACAGTAAATAATATAAAACCAGCAGTCACAGTACAAAACATGACTTGTACCTCAAATACTACAACAGTAAACGTTAAAGTAGTAGATGTAAATGGTAACAATATAGCAGATGGTACTGTAACAATCCTAGTTAATGGTAAAACATACCAAGCAAACGTAACAAACGGTATAGCAAGTATCACAATACCATCAGGTGCATTAAAAGTAGGAAACAACATACTATCCATAAACTATAATAATAATACTTTCGGATATGAACCAGCAAGTACAACATACTACACTAACGGCACAAAATATGGACCAGTATACTATGTAGCAGTTAATGGTTCAAGTAGTAATAATGGAAGAACACCAGAAACACCATGGAACTACACATACGCATTTAATACAATAAGAAACAGTACATATAATAATTCATTAATATACATATTAGATGGAGTTTACAGTGTAAATAGTACAGTATTATTTAATAATGGTCTAACACTTAAAGTAATAGGCTATAATAATACAGTATTAAATGGAAATAATAAGAAAATCAATGCATTCAATATACAAAATGGAGTATTATCAATAGAAAAATTAACATTCAAAAACTTTGCTAATACACCAATCCTAAACAGAGCAAATAACACAACCATAATTGGAAATAAATTCATGAACAATAAAGGAATCAATGGTGGAGCAATAAGCAACTGGAATGCAAATAATGCTTTAATAACAGGCAATATATTCCAAAACAACACGGGAATGTACGGTGGAGCAGTATACAACAGAGCAAATAACACAATAATAACTAACAACACATTCACTAAAAACAATGCATCAATATCCTCAGGAGCAATATACAACATAGGAAGAAACACCAAGATAACAAACAACATATTCACAAATAACCATGCAAACACACTTGGTGGAGCAATAAACAACTGGGAAACTCAAAATACAATAATTACAGACAACAAATTCAATGGTAATCAGGCAAACTATGGTGGAGCAATCTACTATCGTGGAACAGGATTAAAACTAAACAACAATAACATGACAAGTAACACTGCCCGTGTTAGTGGTGGAGCAGTATTTGTAATAGGAACATCTAACAATATAACAAATAACAACTTCACAGCTAACAAAGCAAGAAGTGGAGCAGCAATAAACAACCTTGGAACAAACACATACATACGTGGTAACACAATAAAATATAACACTGCAAACACAACCGGTGCAGCAGTAAACAACTGGAATGCTAGAAATGCAACTATAATAAATAACACAATACACCACAACCAAGCACAATACGGAGCAATATACATAAGAGGAGCAAACAACACAGTAAGATCCAACAATATATACAGTAACAAAGCAAGTATTAGTGGAGGAGCAATCTTCAACATAGGAGTAAACAGTACAATCTATGGTAACACATTAAGAAGCAACAATGCTAACAATTATGGTGGAGCAATCAATAACTGGAATGCTAGAAATACAAGAATAACAGGTAACAACTTAACATACAATAATGCAACCTATGGCGGAGCAATTAATACTCGTGCAACAGACACCATAATCATGGAAAACATTATAACAAGAAACAGTGCAGTCAAAGGAGGAGCAATTCTTGACACAGGATATACTTCAACACTAATGAACCATAACAATATAAAAAATAATCCAACACAGAATGGATTAGAGGTAGCACACTAA